The proteins below are encoded in one region of Nakamurella flava:
- a CDS encoding DUF2243 domain-containing protein: MPSSTNPGRYPRTVGRPGWRSLLAGALFGIGVASFLDEMVFHQLLRWHHFYDGAGPDVGLISDGLFHAGGWIATVVGLFLFADLQRRQLTVPRRVWSGGLLGWGGFQVYDGLFQHKVLRLHQIRYDVDLVPYDIAWNAVGAAAVVAGLVLLRTPGRSRRADTRQ, translated from the coding sequence ATGCCCTCCTCCACGAACCCCGGCCGATACCCGCGGACGGTGGGGCGTCCCGGATGGCGTTCGCTGCTGGCCGGCGCCCTGTTCGGGATCGGGGTGGCGTCGTTCCTGGACGAGATGGTGTTCCACCAGCTGCTGCGGTGGCACCACTTCTACGACGGCGCCGGGCCGGACGTCGGGCTCATCTCCGACGGGCTGTTCCATGCGGGCGGGTGGATCGCCACGGTCGTCGGACTGTTCCTGTTCGCCGATCTGCAACGCCGGCAGCTGACCGTGCCGCGGCGGGTGTGGTCCGGCGGGCTGCTGGGCTGGGGAGGTTTCCAGGTCTACGACGGGCTGTTCCAGCACAAGGTGTTGCGGCTGCACCAGATCCGGTACGACGTCGACCTGGTGCCTTACGACATCGCCTGGAACGCCGTGGGGGCGGCCGCCGTGGTGGCGGGACTTGTCCTGCTGCGGACGCCCGGCCGGTCCCGGCGCGCAGACACCCGACAGTGA
- a CDS encoding MFS transporter produces MSTPEPFADPRALTRSQVTAWRNALFVIFGVVGVGMASWVARTPTIRDSLQASTWQMGLVVFGLSCGAILGLLAASTVIEKFGTKAIMVFGLSAGGLGLAGAGVGAALGSFPLVVAALAVYGIGNSTCDVAMNVSGAANERALGRTVMPLYHAAFSMGTVVGAGIGALAEFLQVPVAVHLPLAGLVTAVVGVWCVRYAREPIVDAVEDAADTTTEPVVKRSWFARWADTRTLLIGLIVLGMAFAEGSANDWLALSLVDGYGTSNTVGAVGIGLFVAAMTVGRVAGVRLLDKYGRVPVLRVSAVFAVVGLSIVIFSPSIVLAAFGVVLWGLGAALGFPVGMSAAADDPARAAERVSAVATIGYLAFLVGPPLIGFLGEHFGLLNGLLAVLVLIVIAGLVSGAAREPARTTTVASGKS; encoded by the coding sequence ATGTCCACTCCCGAACCGTTCGCCGACCCCCGCGCCCTGACCCGGTCGCAGGTGACCGCGTGGCGCAACGCGCTGTTCGTCATCTTCGGCGTCGTCGGCGTCGGCATGGCCAGCTGGGTCGCGCGGACGCCGACCATCCGCGACTCGCTGCAGGCCAGCACCTGGCAGATGGGTCTGGTCGTGTTCGGCCTGTCCTGCGGCGCCATCCTCGGCCTGCTCGCCGCCAGCACCGTCATCGAGAAGTTCGGCACCAAGGCGATCATGGTGTTCGGCCTGTCCGCCGGCGGCCTCGGGCTCGCCGGGGCTGGCGTCGGAGCCGCGCTCGGCAGCTTTCCGCTCGTCGTCGCCGCGTTAGCCGTCTACGGCATCGGCAACAGCACCTGCGACGTGGCGATGAACGTCTCCGGCGCAGCGAACGAGCGGGCGCTGGGCCGCACCGTGATGCCGCTCTACCACGCCGCCTTCAGCATGGGCACGGTCGTCGGGGCCGGCATCGGTGCCCTGGCCGAGTTCCTTCAGGTCCCGGTCGCCGTGCACCTGCCGCTGGCCGGACTGGTCACCGCGGTGGTCGGGGTCTGGTGCGTGCGCTACGCGCGGGAGCCCATCGTGGACGCCGTGGAGGACGCCGCCGACACGACCACCGAACCGGTGGTCAAGCGGTCCTGGTTCGCCCGCTGGGCCGACACCCGCACGCTGCTCATCGGTCTCATCGTCCTGGGCATGGCCTTCGCCGAGGGGTCGGCCAACGACTGGCTGGCCCTGTCGCTGGTCGACGGATACGGCACCAGCAACACCGTCGGGGCGGTCGGGATCGGACTGTTCGTCGCGGCCATGACCGTCGGCCGGGTGGCCGGCGTCCGCCTGCTCGACAAGTACGGGCGGGTGCCGGTGCTGCGGGTCTCGGCGGTGTTCGCCGTGGTCGGTCTGAGCATCGTGATCTTCTCGCCCAGCATCGTCCTGGCCGCGTTCGGTGTCGTGCTGTGGGGTCTGGGTGCGGCGCTCGGCTTCCCGGTGGGCATGTCCGCGGCTGCCGACGATCCGGCGCGCGCGGCCGAGCGGGTCAGCGCCGTGGCCACCATCGGCTATCTGGCGTTCCTGGTCGGCCCGCCGCTCATCGGCTTCCTCGGCGAGCATTTCGGCCTGCTCAACGGCCTTCTCGCCGTGCTGGTGCTCATCGTGATCGCCGGGCTGGTGTCCGGGGCCGCCCGGGAGCCGGCCCGCACGACCACGGTGGCCTCCGGCAAGTCCTGA